The genomic region CCGCTGCTCCACTCCGCGATGTTTAGTGGTGGGTAGAGATGGATTCGAACCACCGTACCTTTCGGAACAGATTTACAGTCTGCCGCCTTTAACCACTCGGCCATCTACCCACAATGTGTTGCGCTATAAAGTTAAAATGGCGACCCCGATCGGACTTGAACCGACGATCTCCTGCGTGACAGGCAGGCATGTTAACCACTACACCACGGGGCCGGATTTTGGTGGGCGATGACAGGATCGAACTGCCGACATCCTGCTTGTAAGGCAGGCGCTCTCCCAGCTGAGCTAATCGCCCGAATTTGGTGACCCATACGGGATTCGAACCCGTGTTACCGCCGTGAAAGGGCGGTGTCTTAGGCCGCTTGACCAATGGGCCGCTAGCGCAATAACTATATTACATGGACTAGCTTTACTTGTCAAATACTTTTTTCTATTTAGTAGAATAGGCATATTTTAGGAGAACTATGCGCTTAAATTCCCACAATATCTGGTTATATATCCCTGTTTCTAGTTAGTTATACCGCACTTTGTCAGGAAAATACCAAGCCTCCGATCCATTTTGTTCCAGAACCTTTGCCCAGAGAAGGTTAACTCAAAAGGTTTCACTTTGAGAATAACCTGACCAGTCACAACTACTTAAGGTATGCGTATTCTATCTCAAGACACTCATAGTCTATCTGATGGGAGGAATTATTGGGATGCAATTTTTAAGCGTACCACCCGGCCAGCACCAATTGCCAGGGCTTCCCTATGCTTATAACGCCTTAGAGCCGGTGATTAGTGCTCATGTCCTGAATTTACATTACAACCAGCATCACAAAAGTTATGTCGAAGGATTAAACAAAGCCGAGCTGGCTTTAGTCGATGCCCGGCAGCGGCAGGATTTCTCTTTGGTAAAGCACTGGGAACGGGAATTAGCTTTTCATGGCTCAGGACACATTCTCCATAGCCTGTATTGGACCTCCATGGCCCCCTCAGGAATGGGCCAGGGTACCCCCGGCCCCCATACCCTCACCCATATGGTCAATTACTTTGGGAGTTTTCATAGCTTTAAGGAACAATTCACTTCCGCCGCCAATCAAGTGGAAGCCTCCGGCTGGGCGTTGCTTGTATGGCAACCGGCCTGGTGCAGGTTAGAGATACTTACCATCGAGAAGCATCAAAACCTATACCAGGCCGGCGGAATCCCCATCCTGGTCATCGACTCCTGGGAACATGCTTATTATCTTGATTATCAAAACCGGCGCAGCGACTATGTCAACAACTGGTGGCATATCGTCAATTGGTATGGGGTGGAAAGACGTCTTGAGCATGCCATGCAATTGCTGTTCCCTATGGCTTTAATCCCTTGAACTCCCTTGCCTTGTCAACAGAATCACTGTGGTGATGATCAAAGCAAATCCGACCATATCGATCCAGACAAAGGCTGTGCCCAACCAAAAAGCGGAGAACAAAGCGGCTGACACGGGCTCTACGCTGGCGATCATGCTGGCCTTTA from Desulfitobacterium chlororespirans DSM 11544 harbors:
- a CDS encoding superoxide dismutase, translated to MQFLSVPPGQHQLPGLPYAYNALEPVISAHVLNLHYNQHHKSYVEGLNKAELALVDARQRQDFSLVKHWERELAFHGSGHILHSLYWTSMAPSGMGQGTPGPHTLTHMVNYFGSFHSFKEQFTSAANQVEASGWALLVWQPAWCRLEILTIEKHQNLYQAGGIPILVIDSWEHAYYLDYQNRRSDYVNNWWHIVNWYGVERRLEHAMQLLFPMALIP